One window of Penaeus chinensis breed Huanghai No. 1 chromosome 3, ASM1920278v2, whole genome shotgun sequence genomic DNA carries:
- the LOC125040829 gene encoding uncharacterized protein LOC125040829, with translation MTTSKIPNLLLGVLWSALGTVSGMIAWYPTSVNDTTLAAAKSTVVSDIQDLTCAIKATQTPWCEVFCFEGSRCSLYNVTVAGYHDDSAVAPATPCYTRNSCVFNGIGYQHDEDFVGDCTPMKCWEQTAISTSPPGPPSCVAPFTAVPNVGCVYYHNLTMTWCDARLYCKDLGADLPVPTNVTALNVWATSYGERMEVWIGIRSRTWLDGTPVTEWGARQPDGAADECGMTTYLYVDGVDDRSCGYLSGFVCELNF, from the exons ATGACTACCAGCAAGATACCAAACCTGCTACTGGGCGTTCTCTGGAGCGCTCTGGGTACCGTCTCAGGGATGATCGCCTGGTACCCCACCTCGGTTAACGATACCACCCTTGCAGCGGCGAAGTCGACGGTAGTGAGCGATATCCAGGACCTGACCTGTGCCATTAAAGCGACCCAAACGCCCTGGTGTGAGGTGTTCTGCTTCGAAGGGAGTCGGTGTTCTCTCTACAACGTTACTGTGGCTGGCTATCACGACGACTCTGCTGTGGCACCTGCGACACCCTGCTACACGAGAAACA GCTGCGTTTTCAATGGCATTGGTTACCAACACGATGAAGACTTCGTGGGCGACTGCACACCCATGAAATGCTGGGAACAGACGGCCATCAGCACCTCTCCGCCAG GTCCCCCGTCCTGCGTCGCCCCCTTCACCGCCGTGCCCAACGTCGGCTGCGTCTACTACCACAATCTTACGATGACCTGGTGCGACGCCAGACTCTATTGCAAGGACCTCGGCGCCGACCTCCCCGTTCCTACTAATGTGACAGCTTTAAATGTCTGGGCGACGTCCTACGGGGAACGTATGG AAGTTTGGATTGGCATAAGATCCAGGACTTGGTTGGATGGCACTCCTGTGACAGAATGGGGTGCCAGACAACCCGATGGCGCGGCTGACGAGTGTGGCATGACGACCTACTTGTATGTGGATGGTGTGGATGACAGGAGTTGTGGATACCTTTCTGGATTCGTCTGCGAGCTGAATTTCTAG